The stretch of DNA GAAAACTGGTGCATGGCGTCTCAATGCCATAATGCTTGAGCAAAATTTGAGAGTGACGCGTGTCTTCCGCCGCAATGAGGTCCACCTCTTTTAAAGTGCGCAGTGCGCGCAGTGTGATGTCTTCCAAATTTCCAATGGGAGTAGCAACCAAGTAGAGGCTCATTGTTTCCAGGGGTCAGAGGAATGGGTGATATGTGGACCTTTTAAGTACAGTGGCTCAACTGTGTTTTTTTCTTCCAGCTGCTCCACTCCGTGTGTCATCAACATCTCTCCAAGGGTCTGCAGTTCGTGACCTTCCACCACTCTCCACTTTTTTTCGAGTATGAGCGAGTGCAATTCTTCTTGCAGGGTTTCATTCAATTGTGCCACGACGCAAATGCCGCTTCCGTGCGGGTAGTCTTTGAGCAAAGGCGCAAGCATTCCCACCTTTATTTCTTCATCTTGGAATTGTACTCCGGCGTCCATGCGGCCTGCGTGCAAAATCACCAGGATCGGATCTGCAAGTGCCGCTTTTCTCCTTAAAAGCTCAAAGGTGTCGATGGCATAGAGCTTGGCGTGGAGCCCTTCCGCCAGAGCATTGGCAAAAGCAACTCCGGTACGAAGCGCCGTGAAGGAGCCCGGCCCTCGAACCACAATAATTTGCTTTATTTCTTCTTTTTGCGTGCCCGTTTCTTCCAAAAGTTTTTTTAAAAAAGCTGGTAATTCTTCCACCGCATTCCGTGTGTCGAGCCAAATTTTCTCGCTGATGAGCTCCCATTCGCCCGGACTGGCTGGGTTCTCACGCAAAAGCGCCATTTCGTGCTGAACCTGTGCGGTATTGATGGCTAATATCATAGGGAAGAAAGTTCCACTCCAGTGTAGTAGTACTTGATGATTTCTTCAAATGACCAGCCTTCTTCCGCCAACGATTTTGCGCCACAACCGGAGAGTCCCACCCCATGTCCCGCGAAGCTGCTGCTTTCACAATAGGGATCGGGAACAGAGATGAGGTAAGGGGTGTCGGTCCATCCCCAAACGGCTTTGGCGCTTTTTGTGGCCACTCCATCGGACTTGCTGAAGTAAGGAGTTTTGATGACTTTTCCTTTGTACGCCACCACCGTTCCTTCGGTTGCTTGAGCGGCTGCAACCACATTGGGGTGCCGCAGTTCATAGCCGTATCCCAAGTATTTTTGGAAAGTATTGGGGTCGTCTTCTCCATCGTAAGGCATGCCCGGGAATTTATCGGCCTGAGTTAAATAGTAGTATGCGTAGCTGCGCGCGAGCACGGACATGGTTTTGAGTTTTTCCTCAGGCGTTTCATTGGTCTCTTCTGCCATTCCCATCAAATACTCTTCCAAAGGCAATTCATTGATGAGGATCGTTTCGTTCTCCACTTCGCGCAC from Candidatus Gracilibacteria bacterium encodes:
- the tsaB gene encoding tRNA (adenosine(37)-N6)-threonylcarbamoyltransferase complex dimerization subunit type 1 TsaB encodes the protein MILAINTAQVQHEMALLRENPASPGEWELISEKIWLDTRNAVEELPAFLKKLLEETGTQKEEIKQIIVVRGPGSFTALRTGVAFANALAEGLHAKLYAIDTFELLRRKAALADPILVILHAGRMDAGVQFQDEEIKVGMLAPLLKDYPHGSGICVVAQLNETLQEELHSLILEKKWRVVEGHELQTLGEMLMTHGVEQLEEKNTVEPLYLKGPHITHSSDPWKQGASTWLLLPLEIWKTSHCAHCAL